One window of the Leishmania panamensis strain MHOM/PA/94/PSC-1 chromosome 8 sequence genome contains the following:
- a CDS encoding hypothetical protein (TriTrypDB/GeneDB-style sysID: LpmP.08.0430) yields MYKLHKRIDASPRVDGDISSGGADVHCANDGREYEQPLTGPQSIPEDGVRDAQQLYHSGQRGYEYGHSAESGAGAGAEGPDDPVAGSAEGYRDYGPEDSGAYGVASYFGQGSSTQQQQQQVGMLAPQGYAQGGETQGDGEDEAHMFADYRGPIDGERAERYNRRLQQQKQYDDIPTPPDDADPREVFAYYRKLIGLVHFVPPRHWREIRFDLPANVAELRLYPQRRERVQDREPIRPTSCIAISLKGMLPENTTPSEYAAQMVQYMFDLLNYQNASTAITELRFVKKGTELLQMVVTLGKDTRLAGRVLTELQAAGLRAYYGKPVFEFPPNATFQVIDYRRTLHDGRGISADDVTYLLEPIRQYNTVDINVIEGYEPGVFYAPVKRPETVYSFLWNYFCSYKFQSDLFRRYGVLVTMAQCPHEFLQKGIPYHIQKQQLEEKIRAELQRKGMAKREHDGSGGGADAGGVDDDSDDGMNGGVDEGTGEGPPPAWAANAADEIDIFSSSPRASHAQQQHSTSAAASDSLGYGSASSRAAATATAAATANTVATAITFVDEDGLEDVDALLRQYNAVTEPTPSAVKAKDAAVKGRKAKEAAMEASTATVGGCGVGEEVSAPPDPGSQNGPYIPPPPSVAGAGWGGGHSGYGREPYGTLPGYTPEAGTYGYPQPPQYYQSSLSYGGGGRDAQPDSYYGGHHGAAPPPHVNPPPNVAQRHSASYAAPPYAYIDRSTHSTAADALAATATASGGAPSAYPLLVDEVDDEQGVIPHSQQQQQQQQASISWTGDGFGGDYGELDRQQQRPPSSFEATAPASHEKDMLLSWSMDEGLANSTASGYATTGFFSAPPPPHSQYVPGNAFGQEDSEGGSAMQSHGSNWPVFSDAPQQQQLLLNTYESGALVGGVLGDCDTTLPPYYSGSDGSGYLQQPPHAAAPWGYADSGSGAPMRYGEPMPMPMPPHVREAAEIVADLEERIRAAFPATWTTAFDASAQPFLLDGEALAGQEMQSTLEESSCVLEHLPDAAAAAVANLPAPTTEIEELLSFLHRNVSLVGRLLHKTTTTTVEQAAEVAVFRARVARALLIGATMTIGASESPASPEAVRAAWEQRSADGSAMPAPPTPAHHNKGGVSADAEEAAAETQLPALLPYLLRTPSGVDLAMLLAFHYPQAFSRRFLPYAPAYLFDENVVRVVITTALRRDAQADNVLVRHVLAHWFPLAQWLLRVAHHKAAAKRDGGGASAPVAGVEESGRRTVAMKHLVSSIGSTMDAVLAALSTVQREACRASSDACDYVTAFAEAVCSADAHDQAGDGGALPLLWGPDGALYRSLVRLYVNADVCDGAKVALHMLCCGRSASSPTLTSLTNSEVCLTRDHYYYCAVLLSRSHTAPVLGRETAAFCGTFLKLLELQHTRWQQQRRQETESGGNTTKTPSAGEAEAEQLLDTALKAMETIDVYTALRDAYLAVEVPITRFEAVLARLSPAEPSAALQLQVPTLEEWYDGSNSCRGRGDHNAGHPPRKRGAEAPAIPSIFYYRPPARRDARWTQLQQQQPQASRVASKAPGPGGANGQTSIASRWRQEWTAAMRTYPPSGVPFTALPEGWTSQPSRECGHYYFKPPVPASSTDGAAAVDAAVSATAPTYKHPVDGKEHLVTPQALLLQEAAADVSTPSATLDQVRTRANAMHAEEAAAIGLPPPAELTAADAEAWASDQRRRNVFLDIATVELLDVKYRVAGRPGPVTVEAASASGVKRGRDAGAAALTSEQLHQLLHKAIPNSYPPVGMPYPALSRGWSVYLNSARGQYGFKCPSSGSSQPPLFVHPKTRKHYFVSPQAFVQQRKVNLEVVARDAGVEKKDVESWMTDQRTRHAAIDAAVVKLIPITYSDVDKVMEKSAAVVEAAEEKAASPPASTSRDRDHQHQPSSSSRHRLEREGRGSSGGRRRRRREESGSNASYSDDGNHDNHGDSRSRRRRRRRRRDRSPRRRGGNSGGGDVRRQ; encoded by the coding sequence ATGTACAAGCTTCATAAGCGAATTGACGCCTCCCCAAGAGTCGACggcgacatcagcagcggtggcgcggaTGTACACTGTGCGAACGATGGTCGGGAGTACGAGCAGCCATTGACGGGCCCGCAGTCGATTCCTGAAGACGGTGTCCGTGATGCCCAGCAGCTGTATCATTCAGGGCAGCGAGGGTACGAGTACGGGCACAGTGCGGAGTCgggcgctggcgctggcgcggaaGGGCCAGATGACCCCGTGGCAGGCAGTGCTGAAGGATACCGCGACTACGGGCCGGAGGATTCGGGCGCCTACGGCGTGGCCTCGTATTTTGGCCAGGGGAGcagcacacagcagcagcagcagcaggtggggATGTTGGCGCCACAGGGGTACGCCCAGGGTGGTGAGACCCAAGGCGACGGGGAGGATGAGGCGCACATGTTTGCTGACTACCGCGGCCCCATCGATGGCGAGCGGGCGGAGCGCTACAACcgccggctgcagcagcagaaacaGTACGATGAcatccccaccccaccaGATGACGCAGACCCGAGAGAAGTGTTTGCCTATTACCGAAAGCTCATCGGACTCGTGCATTttgtgccgccgcggcactgGCGTGAGATCCGCTTCGACCTACCGGCGAACGTTgcggagctgcgcctctacccgcagcggcgcgagcgTGTGCAGGACCGCGAGCCGATCCGACCCACCTCGTGCATTGCCATCTCGCTGAAGGGCATGTTGCCGGAGAACACAACGCCGTCTGAGTACGCAGCACAGATGGTCCAATACATGTTTGACCTGCTGAACTACCAAaacgcctccaccgccatcacgGAGCTGCGCTTTGTGAAGAAGGgcacagagctgctgcagatggtAGTGACGCTCGGCAAGGACACGCGGCTGGCGGGGCGGGTGCTGACCGAGCTGCAGGCCGCGGGCCTCCGAGCGTACTATGGCAAGCCGGTCTTCGAGTTTCCTCCGAACGCGACCTTCCAGGTGATCGACTACCGCCGGACCCTGCACGACGGCAGAGGCATCTCGGCCGACGACGTCACATACCTGCTGGAGCCGATACGGCAGTATAACACCGTCGACATCAATGTCATCGAGGGCTACGAGCCCGGTGTCTTCTACGCGCCGGTGAAGCGGCCAGAGACGGTGTACTCGTTTCTGTGGAACTACTTCTGCTCCTACAAGTTCCAGTCTGACCTGTTCCGCCGCTACGGCGTATTGGTGACCATGGCGCAGTGCCCACATGAGTTCCTGCAGAAAGGCATCCCGTACCACAtccagaagcagcagctcgaggagAAAATTCgagcggagctgcagcgcaagggTATGGCGAAGCGCGAGcacgatggcagcggcggcggcgccgacgctggcggcgtCGATGACGACTCGGACGATGGCATGAACGGCGGTGTCGACGAGGGGACTGGCGAAGGCCCACCGCCTGCGTGGGCCGCGAACGCCGCTGACGAGATCGACATCTTCAGCTCGAGTCCCCGTGCAAgccacgcacagcagcagcactccacctcggcggcggcgtccgaCTCACTCGGGTACGGCTCCGCCAGTAGCAGAGCTGCCGCGACAgctactgcagcagcgacggcgaacACCGTGGCAACCGCCATCACCTTCGTCGACGAAGACGGTCTCGAGGATGTCGATGCGCTACTCAGGCAATACAACGCCGTCACAGAGCCTACACCGTCGGCAGTGAAAGCAAAAGACGCAGCAGTGAAGGGACGCAAGgccaaggaggcggcgatggaggcaTCCACAGCGACTGTGGGTGGATGTGGTGTCGGTGAGGAAGTTTCAGCGCCGCCAGACCCTGGCTCGCAAAACGGCCCATACATcccgcctccgccgtcgGTGGCGGGGGCGGGCTGGGGTGGTGGTCACAGCGGCTACGGCAGGGAACCGTACGGCACTCTGCCTGGGTACACACCGGAAGCGGGCACGTACGGGTACCCGCAGCCACCACAGTACTACCAgtcctccctctcctacggcggaggtggtcgTGACGCGCAGCCAGACTCGTACTACGGTGGGCACCACGGTGCCGCTCCCCCGCCACACGTCAACCCGCCTCCGaacgtggcgcagcggcactctGCGTCAtacgcagcgccgccgtatGCGTACATAGACCGAAGCACCCACAGTACTGCTGCAGACGCCttggccgccaccgccacagctaGTGGCGGTGCTCCGTCGGCCTATCCGCTGCTCGTGGACGAGGTAGATGATGAACAGGGTGTGATCCCGCactctcagcagcagcagcagcagcagcaggcttCGATTTCGTGGACGGGCGATGGCTTCGGGGGCGACTATGGCGAGTTGgacagacagcagcagcgaccgccGTCGTCCTTTgaggcgacagcgccagCCTCGCACGAGAAGGATATGCTGCTCTCTTGGTCCATGGATGAGGGCCTGGCGAACAGCACAGCGTCTGGCTACGCGACAACGGGGTTCTTCTccgccccaccaccccctcactctcAGTACGTCCCTGGAAACGCATTCGGTCAGGAGGACAGCGAGGGGGGCAGCGCCATGCAGAGCCATGGCAGCAACTGGCCAGTCTTCAGCGACGcaccgcaacagcagcagctgctactCAACACCTATGAAAGTGGTGCTCTTGTAGGCGGCGTGCTGGGGGACTGTGACACGACCCTACCCCCGTACTACTCAGGCAGCGATGGTAGCGGCTACCTTCAACAGCCCCCGCACGCAGCGGCCCCATGGGGCTacgccgacagcggcagcggcgctccgATGCGGTACGGCGAGCCGATGCCGATGCCGATGCCGCCGCACGTGCGCGAGGCAGCAGAAATTGTGGCAGACTTAGAGGAACGTATTCGGGCTGCCTTTCCCGCCACATGGACCACGGCCTTTGATGCCTCAGCCCAGCCGTTCCTCTTGGATGGTGAGGCACTGGCGGGTCAGGAGATGCAGAGCACCTTGGAGGAGTCGAGCTGCGTCCTCGAGCACCTCcctgacgcagcagccgctgctgtcgcgaATCTGCCTGCCCCAACGACAGAGATCGAAGAGCTGCTCAGCTTTCTGCACCGCAACGTCAGCCTCGTTGGTCGACTGCTCCATAAGACCACCACGACGACCGTTGAGCAGGCAGCCGAGGTAGCTGTCTTCCGCGCCCGCGTCGCACGTGCGCTGCTTATTGGCGCCACAATGACTATTGGCGCATCTGAGTCGCCAGCGTCCCCAGAGGCGGTCCGCGCTGCGTGGGAACAGCGCAGCGCGGACGGCAGCGCAATGCCCGCCCCGCCTACTCCAGCGCACCACAACAAAGGGGGAGTGTCGGCCGACGCGGAGGAAGCCGCTGCTGAAACGCAGCTGCCAGCCTTGCTTCCCTACCTCCTTCGGACTCCATCGGGCGTCGACCTGGCAATGCTGCTCGCCTTCCACTACCCCCAGGCCTTTTCCCGTCGCTTCTTGCCGTATGCCCCAGCCTACCTCTTCGACGAAAATGTCGTGCGAGTCGTCATTacgacagcgctgcggcgcgaTGCGCAGGCCGATAACGTCCTTGTCCGTCATGTACTGGCGCACTGGTTTCCGCTGGCACAGTGGCTTCTGCGCGTCGCCCAccacaaagcagcagcaaagcgcgacggtggtggggcgAGCGCGCCAGTAGCGGGTGTGGAAGAAAGTGGCAGAAGAACAGTCGCCATGAAGCATCTCGTGTCGTCCATCGGGAGCACGATGGACGCCGTTCTCGCAGCACTCTCCACCGTGCAGCGAGAGGCCTGCCgtgccagcagcgacgcatgCGACTACGTGACCGCGTTCGCTGAGGCGGTGTGCAGTGCTGACGCCCATGACCAGGCAGGGGATGGTGGTGCGCTCCCCCTGCTCTGGGGCCCTGACGGTGCGCTTTACCGATCCCTGGTGCGGCTCTACGTGAATGCGGACGTGTGTGACGGCGCGAAGGTGGCGTTGCACATGTTGTGCTGTGGCCGGTCCGCGTCGTCACCGACACTGACGTCTCTCACCAACAGCGAGGTGTGCTTAACGCGGGACCACTACTACTActgtgcagtgctgctctcccgGTCGCACACAGCCCCGGTGCTCGGTCGTGAGACAGCCGCCTTCTGCGGGACATTCctgaagctgctggagctgcagcacacgcggtggcagcagcagcgacgccaggAAACCGAGAGCGGTGGCAACACGACGAAGACACCGTCGGctggagaggcggaggcggagcagctcctcgataCCGCCCTCAAGGCCATGGAGACCATCGACGTCTACACCGCCTTGCGCGACGCGTACTTGGCCGTCGAGGTCCCCATTACCCGCTTTGAGGCCGTGCTTGCTCGCCTCAGCCCTGCCGAGCCAtccgcggcactgcagctgcaagtGCCGACACTCGAGGAGTGGTATGATGGTAGCAACAGCTGCCGCGGTAGGGGCGACCACAACGCTGGTCACCCGCCGCGCAAGCGTGGCGCAGAGGCACCCGCCATCCCTAGCATCTTCTACTACCGACCTCCAGCGCGTCGCGACGCGCGGTGGACTCAActtcagcaacagcaaccgCAGGCGTCACGAGTGGCATCGAAGGCGCCCGGTCCCGGTGGCGCCAACGGTCAGACGAGCATCGCCTCTCGCTGGCGGCAAGAGTGGACGGCAGCAATGCGCACATACCCACCGTCAGGAGTCCCCTTTACCGCGTTGCCAGAGGGGTGGACGAGCCAGCCCAGTCGTGAGTGTGGCCACTACTACTTCAAGCCCCCTGTACCAGCGTCGTCGacagacggcgcagcggctgtcGACGCCGCAGTCTCTGCCACCGCACCAACCTACAAGCACCCTGTGGATGGCAAGGAGCACCTGGTCACCCCGCAAGCCTtactgctgcaggaggcggcagcggatgTAAGCACCCCGAGTGCTACGCTCGATCAGGTGCGCACCCGCGCCAACGCCATGCATGcggaagaggcagcggcgatcGGGTTGCCACCACCGGCGGAACTTACTGCCGCGGACGCGGAGGCCTGGGCATCGGATCAGCGCCGCCGGAATGTGTTCCTCGACATCGCCACGGTGGAGTTGCTGGACGTCAAGTACCGGGTAGCGGGTCGTCCCGGCCCCGTCACCGTGGAGGCTGCCTCGGCAAGTGGCGTGAAGCGCGGTCGTGAtgctggtgcggcagcactgACGTCGGAGCAGTTGCATCAGCTACTCCACAAGGCAATACCCAACTCATACCCTCCGGTGGGAATGCCGTATCCGGCGCTCAGCCGCGGCTGGTCCGTGTACCTCAACTCCGCCCGTGGTCAGTATGGCTTTAAGTGTCCAAGTAGCGGCTCGAGTCAACCGCCTCTGTTTGTGCACCCCAAGACGCGGAAGCACTACTTCGTCTCCCCGCAGGCgtttgtgcagcagcggaaggtGAATctcgaggtggtggcgcgtgATGCCGgagtggagaagaaggaTGTGGAGTCGTGGATGACGGATCAGCGCACTCGGCACGCTGCGATtgatgcggcggtggtgaagcTCATTCCGATCACATACAGCGACGTCGACAAGGTAATGGAAAagagcgcggcggtggtagaggctgcggaggagaaagCCGCGTCGCCACCAGCCTCAACCTCGCGCGACCGtgaccaccagcaccagccctcctcgtcatcacGGCACCGCCTCGAGCGCGAGggtcgtggcagcagcggcggtcgaagacgccgacgccgcgaggagagcggcagcaacgcctccTACAGTGATGATGGCAACCACGATAACCACGGCGACTCTCgcagtcgtcgtcgccgccgccgtcgccgccgtgaCCGATCACCACGTCGCCGAGGCGGaaacagcggtggtggtgatgttCGCCGCCAGTAG
- a CDS encoding hypothetical protein (TriTrypDB/GeneDB-style sysID: LpmP.08.0420): MALSPIAYISPGCSAQCRQCVSAKANSFAFASVQGISLYRVSTTNVTIPTSTSSDPAQAQTQSLETIAVTDYPLGALFGHGVHASITAFSYNEDYMACLTPQNKQVLMWSLKDAETLTARKIGTTALADAFKREGNPSTMCLAGKYHVLCGTNTGRLISLNTNLDHAEPHSVVIPPSQHRVSVQQPRSPLSPKNPYSAVAAPGPFSALNPSCGSNTSAVAVESVECIAAATARPEVVACGTSDGTLCLLTLNASTGLLVTASLCPFPAKEKSETALDVNPLPVTSLAFDPTSAQYLVVGSQDGALALCDVSKNSMLQSFDVSKLAEKHVSSIAWIPGEAGAFYTASTDSPVLRKWSVSSKSAVGSVSILVALSQLPQRHSDAYGTADRSGSAVVEEGGSCRTGIRSVAVIDQARVVVGLTNGSVKVYDVAQQRLEFDIVTGHTDATLSCKLSKHDRDQAATGGVDGMIRVWNLRTLSQQCSIPVGPVMVHSVDWSPNGKHLIAALGSGEVVMYSTSTNRESWRTPVFSDLVYRVCWAASDSSLIAATSRSGVAVLSSKEGKVVRRYPAPRAAFYGVDIEPLKSKMMAAGSHDHRIYVYNLSSSSERPEHVLAGHTDAVCDVAYNPTAPSYLLSGSYDGTLRVWDLSSNDAHTISVSSRALKGHADRVRSVAWCSLAPYLVLSGSADATIRLWDIRNGVAITTVRGHNADVVAISSHVDRPLMFLSAARDSTLVAWNVALLRQVYLDAALGTLENCIAADPTSLMGVATSNVTVSQVAGAAVQRLAKELAECASKPAERLQKLVSFFECPNGAAEVAEMALYVVDPTAYKAAVTEGKTAATGLVVPAPSLPEAVRAHATYTSERAHSKSVNAAGPSYKKQRLLEAADELLRVGQLEAYCNVLLEAEEWDRAIAASPAISRAYWRRVCEKAAEAMEAAGDARAVTYYIIGEHAHKAAQLLTRLSQRHYDAATVVCQTCPQSTDDPQQQQQQASEPPHNTTVDANSVTAATQQLQRQRAAVLKRYANPQLFAAVLLAYGHHDEAVNILQRCGDVVLGHLLVHTVPLREQASIDTAFRLSMLQSARQQKWETALLCATRQSNAYDALATVLALFQTAQGKQLAGKTAAQSLTSGNLSTLHSVSERLKAFHEQVRGECAKLQLPLDAAAIQQRHAHDGLASQNQLAAMVLAADPSLGPMTDGVILQSLSGFMENLLTVALQDIDGANTPFYLRQAYNVSAYVSLPLDTPGKVGSNPSSSVTVPAVVSAMAPEHKRFLALVFIVAALITVKVYRFPKLLNSAFAKARELAAASGTASLSAVLANAQGALGTYSPHSKEVDSSSVGGTLPALSGEGRQIVSALTGDPVCGAVHVLEDGSSYISKSEALAWMLCSHFSPLASGARLTAL, encoded by the coding sequence ATGGCACTCTCCCCCATCGCCTACATCTCCcccggctgcagcgcgcagTGCCGGCAGTGCGTCAGTGCCAAAGCGAACTCCTTCGCCTTTGCCTCCGTTCAGGGCATCTCCCTCTACCGAGTGAGCACCACGAATGTGACTATCCCAACGAGCACGAGCAGTGACCCCGCGCAGGCGCAGACACAGTCGCTTGAAACGATCGCAGTCACGGACTACCCGCTGGGGGCGCTGTTTGGCCACGGCGTCCACGCTTCGATCACAGCCTTCTCGTACAATGAGGACTACATGGCTTGCCTGACGCCGCAGAACAAACAAGTTCTCATGTGGAGCCTGAAAGATGCGGAGACACTCACTGCGAGAAAGATTGGCACCACTGCCCTCGCCGATGCCTTCAAGCGCGAGGGCAACCCGTCCACCATGTGCCTGGCCGGCAAGTATCATGTTCTCTGTGGCACCAACACAGGGCGGCTCATCTCGCTCAACACGAACCTCGACCACGCCGAGCCGCACAGCGTCGTCATTCCCCCATCGCAGCATCGAGTGAGTGTACAGCAGCCCCGCTCGCCACTGTCACCGAAGAACCCGTACAGTGCCGTTGCCGCGCCTGGTCCTTTTAGCGCCCTCAACCCCAGCTGCGGGAGCAACACATCGGCGGTTGCGGTGGAATCGGTAGAGTGCAttgcggcagcaacagcgcgaCCAGAGGTAGTCGCATGTGGCACATCGGATGGTACGCTGTGCCTGTTGACGCTGAACGCGAGCACGGGCCTGCTTGTGACGGCCTCGCTGTGCCCGTTCccagcgaaggagaagagcgagaccGCCCTCGACGTGAACCCGCTACCGGTGACCTCACTCGCCTTCGACCCAACCTCTGCGCAATACCTTGTTGTCGGCTCGCAGGACGGtgcgctggcgctctgcGACGTGAGCAAGAATTCCATGCTGCAGTCGTTTGATGTCAGCAAGCTCGCTGAGAAGCATGTCAGCTCCATCGCCTGGATCCCCGGAGAGGCGGGCGCCTTCTACACGGCCAGCACGGACAgcccggtgctgcgcaagtgGAGCGTCTCAAGCAAGTCGGCTGTCGGCAGCGTGAGTATACTGGTAGCGCTCTCGCAGCTACCGCAACGGCACTCGGATGCCTACGGTACGGCAGACAGGAGTGGCTCTGCCgtcgtggaggagggcggcagctgcagaaccGGCATTCGCAGTGTGGCCGTCATCGACCAGGCACGCGTTGTTGTCGGGCTCACAAACGGCTCCGTGAAGGTCTACGACGTGGCCCAGCAACGACTGGAGTTTGACATTGTGACAGGCCACACCGACGCGACTCTCAGCTGCAAATTATCCAAGCATGACCGCGATCAAGCGGCGACGGGCGGCGTAGATGGGATGATCCGCGTCTGGAACTTGCGCACGCTCAGCCAGCAGTGCAGCATCCCGGTGGGGCCCGTGATGGTGCACTCTGTAGACTGGTCGCCCAACGGCAAGCACCTCATCGCTGCCCTCGGTAGCGGCGAGGTGGTCATGTACTCCACATCGACAAACCGCGAGTCGTGGCGCACACCGGTCTTCTCAGACCTTGTCTACCGCGTCTGCTGGGCCGCTAGTGATTCTAgcctcatcgccgccacctcccgtagcggcgtcgccgtgcTTTCCtcgaaggaggggaaggtcGTTCGGCGCTACCCCGCCCCACGCGCTGCCTTTTACGGCGTCGACATCGAGCCTCTCAAGAGCAAGATGATGGCCGCCGGCTCGCATGATCACCGCATCTACGTGTACAacctctccagcagcagcgaacgaCCTGAGCACGTGCTGGCGGGGCACACAGACGCCGTCTGCGACGTTGCCTACAACCCAACAGCACCGAGCTACCTCCTTTCCGGCAGCTACGACGGCACACTGCGCGTGTGGGACCTCTCATCGAACGACGCGCACACTATCTCCGTGTCGTCGCGGGCACTGAAAGGCCACGCTGAccgcgtgcgcagcgtggCCTGGTGCAGCCTGGCACCCTATTTGGTGCTCAGCGGCTCCGCGGATGCGACGATTCGCCTATGGGACATCCGCAACGGCGTCGCCATAACCACCGTGCGCGGTCACAACGCGGACGTGGTCGCCATCTCGAGTCATGTTGACCGTCCGCTCATGTTCTTGTCCGCCGCACGGGACAGCACGCTGGTGGCGTGGAATGTAGCCCTCCTGCGGCAGGTGTACCTCGACGCCGCTCTCGGCACCCTTGAGAACTGCATTGCGGCCGACCCGACCTCTCTCATGGGCGTGGCCACATCCAACGTGACCGTCTCGCAGGTGGCcggagcagcggtgcagcggcttgCCAAGGAGCTCGCTGAGTGTGCGAGTAAACCGGCGGAGCGGCTTCAGAAGCTGGTAAGCTTCTTCGAGTGCCCGAACGGGGCGGCCGAGGTAGCAGAGATGGCGCTCTACGTGGTAGACCCGACGGCGTAcaaggcggcggtgacagAAGGGAAGACGGCTGCAACGGGACTCGTGGTGCCAGCGCCGAGCCTgccagaggcggtgcgggcCCATGCCACCTACACTAGCGAGCGCGCCCACAGCAAGTCTGTGAACGCCGCAGGGCCGTCTTATAAGAAACAGCGCCTGCTGGAGGCAGCCGACGAACTCTTACGCGTAGGCCAGCTAGAGGCTTACTGCAACGTGCTTctggaggcagaggagtGGGACCGCGCGATTGCGGCAAGCCCAGCCATCTCACGTGCCTACTGGCGCAGGGTCTGCGAGAAGGCCGCcgaggcgatggaggcggcCGGCGACGCGCGAGCTGTGACCTACTATATCATCGGCGAGCATGCCCACaaggctgcgcagctgctgacccGCCTGTCGCAGCGCCACTACGACGCCGCTACAGTAGTGTGTCAGACGTGTCCACAGAGCACCGACgacccacagcagcagcagcagcaagcgagTGAGCCACCGCACAACACCACTGTGGACGCAAACAGCGTGACGgctgcgacgcagcagctgcagcgacagcgtgcAGCAGTACTGAAGCGCTACGCGAACCCACAACTCTTCGCAGCCGTCCTGCTTGCCTACGGCCACCATGATGAAGCTGTGAACATCCTGCAACGATGCGGCGATGTCGTGCTGgggcacctcctcgtccacacagtgccgctgcgtgaGCAGGCGAGCATTGATACCGCCTTTCGGCTCTCGATGCTGCAGAGTGCGCGTCAGCAGAAGTGGGAAACggcgctcctctgcgctACACGTCAATCAAACGCGTACGACGCACtcgcgacggtgctggcgcttTTTCAAACAGCGCAGGGCAAGCAGCTAGCCGGgaagacggcggcgcagtcgcTCACCTCAGGCAATTTGTCCACTCTTCACAGCGTCAGCGAGCGCCTCAAAGCTTTTCACGAGCAGGTGCGGGGGGAGTGCGCAAAACTGCAGTTGCCGCTCGACGCTGCGGCGATCCAACAACGGCACGCGCACGACGGATTGGCCTCGCAGAACCAACTCGCCGCTATGGTGCTCGCGGCAGATCCCTCCTTGGGCCCGATGACCGACGGCGTCATCCTGCAGAGTTTGAGTGGGTTTATGGAGAACCTCCTGACAGTGGCACTCCAGGACATCGACGGCGCGAACACGCCATTTTACCTACGTCAGGCGTATAACGTGTCTGCGTacgtgtcgctgccgctcgaCACGCCGGGCAAGGTGGGGAGCaaccccagcagcagcgtcaccgtcCCCGCTGTCGTGTCTGCCATGGCACCAGAGCACAAGCGCTTCTTAGCACTCGTCTTCATCGTTGCAGCGCTGATCACCGTGAAAGTGTACCGCTTCCCGAAGCTGCTGAATAGCGCCTTCGCCAAGGCACGCGAGCTGGCCGCCGCTTCCGGCACCGCGAGCCTGAGCGCAGTCCTTGCTAACGCGCAGGGTGCCCTCGGCACCTACTCGCCGCACTCGAAGGAGGTcgactcctcctccgtcggcGGAACGCTGCCGGCGCTCTCGGGCGAGGGTAGACAGATTGTCTCCGCCCTCACCGGAGACCCCGTGTGCGGCGCCGTCCACGTGTTGGAGGACGGCTCCTCATATATTTCCAAATCCGAGGCGCTCGCGTGGATGCTGTGCTCGCACTTTTCTCCGCTGGCGAGCGGTGCACGGCTGACGGCGCTATag